The sequence TTGGATGTGGAGAACTAACGAGTGCTACGTTATTTCGGCTAGCGAGGAGCGATATTGTTCCCTTATGAACGAAGTGAATTAGGGAACAAGAAGTACTCCTGTGGTGCGAAGACGAAACAAAGGGTTGAGGTGCGACCATAAGGAGCACCGAAAGACTCATTGAGGGCTTTTGTGAAGCATTGCGCAACAAAAGACCCAATGAGTGTACTGAACCTGTAAGGTTTAATGAACCCTTTTACTACTCCAGTATACTGGAGTAGTAAATGAAAAGAGGAAGATAATTCCACATCCAAGGCGAGGCCTTGGATGTGGAGAACTAACGAGTGCTACGTTATTTCGGCTAGCGAGGAGCGATATTGTTCCCTTATGAACGAAGTGAATTAGGGAACAAGAAGTACTCCTGTGGTGCGAAGACGAAACAAAGGGTTGAGGTGCGACCATAAGGAGCACCGAAAGACTCATTGAGGGCTTTTGTGAAGCATTGCGCAACAAAAGACCCAATGAGTGTACTGAACCTGTAAGGTTTAATACCCCGCCCCTCTGGGGCGGGAAAGAGTGAGCGGAGTGAACACAAAATGGGTAGAGGCGCTGCCCTGCGGTTTAATACCCTTTATTAGCGACGTAGAGCGAGTGAAATGTGTGAGATTTGTTTTGTGCGTTAGCACAAAACAAATCTCACACATTTCCGAGCCGAGGAGCTAATATAGGTAAATACCGCGGGGCTTGCCCCGCGTAAGGACGAGCGAAGCGAGTACCTATATTACTCTGGGGCTTTGCCCCAGAGGCCTATATTAAATTATTTTTTCAGCCAAATTCTTTTGGATTTCTTTTAAGATCTCGGCGCGTATTTTTTTGTCTTCTTTAAGAAAGAGGCGGGCTGAATCATAGCCGCGTCCGAGCTTGGTCTCGCCGTACGCGTATGAAGTTCCCGACTTGCTGATGACGCCATATTGTTCCCCCAAAGCGAGCATTTCTCCTTCTTGCGAGATGCCTTCGCCGTAGAACAGATCAAACTCCGCCTGCCTGAAAGGCGCGGCCACTTTATTTTTGACCACCTTCACCCGCACGCGGCCGCCGACTACCTCGTCTCCTTTCTTGATCTGCGCGATACGTCTGATATCAAGGCGCACCGAAGTGTAAAATTTCAGCGCTTTTCCGCCGGGCGTTGTTTCAGGATTGCCGAACATGACGCCTATTTGCATGCGGATCTGATTGATGAAAATAACAACGGTCTTTGTTCTGTCCACAATGGCGGTGAGTTTGCGAAGCGCTTGCGACATAAGGCGCGCTTGTTTGCCCACATGGTGAGCGCCCATGTCTCCCTCGATCTCGTCTTTCGGCGTTAATGCCGCTACGGAGTCTATGACAATGACATCAAGTTTCCCCGACCGGACAAGACTCTCCGTGATCTCAAGCGCTTGCTCGCCGGTATCCGGCTGCGAGATGAGCAGTTCGTCCGTTTTCACGCCGAGCCTTTTCGCGTAGTCTGGGTCCATAGCGTGCTCGGCGTCAATAAACGCGCATATGCCGCCATTCTTTTGCGCTTGCGCGACCACGTGAAGCGCCAACGTGGTCTTGCCGGATGATTCAGGACCGAATATTTCAATGATACGTCCGCGGGGGAGCCCTCCTATGCCGAGCGCGTTATCAAGCCCTATGGAACCGCTTGAGATGGCGCCAATGTGCACCTTCGGTTTTTCTCCCAATTTCATGATAGAACCTTCGCCAAATTTTGTCTGGATAGACCTGATCGTGTCCTCAATACTTGCTCCTACTTCTTTCGGTGTTTTTACCTTTTTAGGCATCATGAACTTTCTTTATTACGCGCGGTGAATTTTTAACGATCATCGCCCTGTTGCATAACAGAGCTTGAACGCGCTCACCGATGCTTGTTAATTTATTAATACCAGTTCCAGTATTTCGCTTGTCCCCCTTCCAAACCGGTCTTTCGCGGTGACCTCCATTATATTATAGCCGGGAGAGAGCAGCAATTTTTCACTGAATGCGCCCGCCTCGTCAATGGAAATGGGGCGGTCATTTAAGGCGATATGCGAAATGTTTTTTGCGGTACCGTTAATATCAACCAGCGCGTCTTTCAGCGTGGCGCCATTTAAAGGAGAAAGGATCGTGACGCGCGGGCCCGTCAAGAAGCTCCGCGCCTGATAATAAGAATAACCGATCACGAGGACGATAATAATCGCCAGTAGAGATGTTTTAATGATTAGTTTAACGTTAGCCATAATACAAGCCTATCACTTGGAAACCTGGTTTCCAAGTTGAGTTACTTCTCTTCTTCATATCCCTCCCTCTCCCCGTATCCTTCCTCATTCTTGCGCACGATCACGTCGCGTGGTTTTGAACCGTCAGCAGGGCCGATAACGCCGTGGTCTTCAAGCATGTCCATCAGACGCGCGGCGCGCGAATATCCCACCTTGAGCTTTCTTTGCAGGTAGGAAGTGGAGGCTTTTCCGGCTGAAACGACCGTCTCGTACGCCTCTCCATAGAGCGCGTCGTCCTCGCCACTGCTAGTATCGCCATTCATGATATCAAACAAAGAATTCTTTTCCGCCGTTTCCGCCGTGAAGTTTATCTCGTCAGGAATTTCATCTTCATATTGTTTGGTAAGGAATTTCACTATTTTTTTCACCTCCCCCTCCGATACAAACGCCGATTGAAGCCGCTTTGGCTGGGACATTTCTCCGGACATGTAGAGCATGTCGCCCGACCCAAGCAGTTTCTCCGCGCCTCCCGTGTCCAAGATGGTGCGCGAATCAATCTGTGAAGAAACTTGGAGCGCGATGCGCCCCGGTATATTTGCTTTGATAAGGCCGGTGATGACGTTTACGGAAGGACGCTGGGTGGAGAGCACGAGATGAATGCCCACGGCGCGGCTCATTTGCGCGAGACGCACGATAGCCGATTCAAGCTCGCGAGGATAGCTCGTCATGATATCAGCAAGCTCGTCTATGACGATCACGATATAGGGCAGTGCTTCCGGCAACTTGCTCTCTTCAATGCCGCCCGCTTGGCCGCTTTTTTCAAGTTCGGCATACGCGGGAATGACCGTATTTTTATGATACGAAGCGATGTCGCGCACCGATTCGGCTTCAAGCACGTCATAGCGCCTGTCCATTTCCTTTGCGGCCCACTTGAGCGCGAGAATAGCTTTCTTCGCGTCAGTGATGACCGGAGTGAGCAGGTGGGGGATTTTATTATACAGCGTCAACTCAACACGCTTCGGGTCTATCATGATGAAGCGGAGGTTCTCGGGCGAATTTCTGTACAGAAGGGAGGTGATGATGGCGTGGATCGTCACCGACTTGCCGGATCCGGTGGTACCCGCGATCAATACGTGGGGAAGCCGCGCCAAGTCCGCGAGCGTTGATTTTCCGGATACACTTTTGCCGAGGGTGACGAGGAGCGGTTTGGGTGAGTCGGCAAATTCCGGAGAAGAAACAAGCCCCGAGAGGCCGACGGTAGAGCGTGCGTGATTGGGTACCTCAATACCCACGAGCGACTTTCCGGGGATAGGCGCTTCAATACGAATGGGATGCGCGGCAAGCGCGAGTCCCAGATCGTTCTGAAGACCGACGATGCGGGAGAGCTTCACTCCTTCGGCGGGTTTGAGCGCGTAGCGCGTGACAGAGGGCCCCACGGTAATTTCATCCATCTCAACCGTGATGCCAAAATTCTGCAAAGTCCTTTTTATGATATTTGCGTTTGCCTTGATGTCGCCGACGTCCGGCTTGCCCTTATCTCTATCAAGGAGAGAGAGCGGGGGAGGCGTGTAAGCAATGTGTCGTGACAAGTTTTTCAACTCCATCATGTTTTCATCATCGTCGTGTTTCAGTCCTTCTCCTTTCTCTTCCTCGCTTTCCTTCTTGCTTTTGCCGCCTCCAAACAATCCGAAACCCTTTTTTTCTTGAGACGACGACTCATCTTCATCCTCGTCCTCACTTTCCTCTTCATCTAGGTCTTCGTCATCTTCTTCGCTCTCACTATCGTCCTCGTCCTCATCGCCGTCTTCCTCGCGGATTTTCTTTTTAAAGAAAGTAAAAGAAATGGGTTTTATGCGGAGTCTGGTGTCAAAGATAAGGAGGAGGGAAATGGTAGCGAGTGCCACCAAGAACAAGAGACTGGTGTAGACATCAAAAAGTTTAACAAGGGGATTTGCGACAAAGGAACCAATGATGCCCCCCGAGCCGTCCTTGAAAAGAATGGTGGTAAGGCCAAGTCCCGATAGGAAAAAAAGGAGAGCGCCGATCGCCTTGGCAACCGCAAGTTCTGGCCGGATGGACCTCAAGAACGAAACACCGAGAATGGTAAAGATGAGAGGCAACAGGAAAAAACCGAGCCCCACAAGCGTCTCTAATATATTGAACGTGTACGCTCCCACGACCCCTGACTTGCTCCATGCCGACAGCACGAAAAAGATTGCCAGCGCAAGGAAAATAATGGCAAAGACACTATGTCGCGTCTCTTCTTTCAGGTCGCGGAAAAAACCACTTTTGACTTCGCTCTTTACTCTCTTTTTTGCCATAAAAATCGACAGGTGATGTTCGTTATTTTTCTTAATAATAACATAAACAACCTTGAGTTACGAAAGAGATTCATTGGCGGGGATTCCACAGTAGGGGCTATTTCGTAACTCAAGGTAAATAAGCAAAAGCTCCATTTCCACGAAGGCCTTGCCTTCGTGGAAATGGCGCGAACCTTGACCACTTGGTATTCTTGTATTCCCGCTTTGAGGCGAGGTTGTAAGTCACAAATGACTTATATATAATGGACAGTGAAAACATACGTTCTCTCGCGATTTCTCACGCATACCCGTGTCCGAAATATGTCCGAAAGGGCAATGAAGGACATAAAATATCCAAAAGGGCAGTAAAGGACATAACAACAAAAGGGTGGAAAAATAAAGGACGGCTTATGGATTACACAAAGGGCGGAAGCTCCCAAAATCTCCCAAGTAAATATAATAAAAACGGCGAAACCAGAGAACCGGATTTTTTCTCTTTTATGGTGAAAAGGACAGCAAAATTATCTTCCGCGTTATACTTGGTGACCAACCTTATATCGGACACAGAACCGATAAAATGGAAGCTCCGCGAACGAACACTTGCAGTGTTGTCCGATACAGCATCTTTCCGGTACAAATTGGCTTCGGAAAAAATGCACCTTTTTTCAGAGACACAAGCCGGAGTTGTAGACATTCTGGCACTTCTTGAAGTGGCGCGCGCGGGAGGTTTAATATCAGAAATGAACTTTCAGATATTGAAGTATGAATATGAAAAATTGACTAACTTTATGGCAGACAAGTATTTTATTGAGAATGAGGCTGAAGAGTCAATACGCGAGTTTTTAAAGGAAGAGAGAGAAGAGAGAGGAGAAGGGGCGTTTCTCCGGGATCGCAAAATGGTGCCCCCGCAATACTCTAAAGGACATTTAAAAGGACAATATGATGACCTATATAAAAAGGACATAATAAGCGTTAGTAAGAGACATGCAGAGCCATTTTCTCCCACAGGGGCATTTGAGAAATACGTACAGGGGAAAAAAGAGTCGTGGGAAGGAAAAGTAAAAACTCGTGCGGGTGGAGACCGTAAAGATACTTCTAAAATTGAGAGAAAGAGTGTTATATTGAGCCTCGCTAAAGAGAAA comes from Patescibacteria group bacterium and encodes:
- the recA gene encoding recombinase RecA — encoded protein: MMPKKVKTPKEVGASIEDTIRSIQTKFGEGSIMKLGEKPKVHIGAISSGSIGLDNALGIGGLPRGRIIEIFGPESSGKTTLALHVVAQAQKNGGICAFIDAEHAMDPDYAKRLGVKTDELLISQPDTGEQALEITESLVRSGKLDVIVIDSVAALTPKDEIEGDMGAHHVGKQARLMSQALRKLTAIVDRTKTVVIFINQIRMQIGVMFGNPETTPGGKALKFYTSVRLDIRRIAQIKKGDEVVGGRVRVKVVKNKVAAPFRQAEFDLFYGEGISQEGEMLALGEQYGVISKSGTSYAYGETKLGRGYDSARLFLKEDKKIRAEILKEIQKNLAEKII
- a CDS encoding DNA translocase FtsK 4TM domain-containing protein, which encodes MAKKRVKSEVKSGFFRDLKEETRHSVFAIIFLALAIFFVLSAWSKSGVVGAYTFNILETLVGLGFFLLPLIFTILGVSFLRSIRPELAVAKAIGALLFFLSGLGLTTILFKDGSGGIIGSFVANPLVKLFDVYTSLLFLVALATISLLLIFDTRLRIKPISFTFFKKKIREEDGDEDEDDSESEEDDEDLDEEESEDEDEDESSSQEKKGFGLFGGGKSKKESEEEKGEGLKHDDDENMMELKNLSRHIAYTPPPLSLLDRDKGKPDVGDIKANANIIKRTLQNFGITVEMDEITVGPSVTRYALKPAEGVKLSRIVGLQNDLGLALAAHPIRIEAPIPGKSLVGIEVPNHARSTVGLSGLVSSPEFADSPKPLLVTLGKSVSGKSTLADLARLPHVLIAGTTGSGKSVTIHAIITSLLYRNSPENLRFIMIDPKRVELTLYNKIPHLLTPVITDAKKAILALKWAAKEMDRRYDVLEAESVRDIASYHKNTVIPAYAELEKSGQAGGIEESKLPEALPYIVIVIDELADIMTSYPRELESAIVRLAQMSRAVGIHLVLSTQRPSVNVITGLIKANIPGRIALQVSSQIDSRTILDTGGAEKLLGSGDMLYMSGEMSQPKRLQSAFVSEGEVKKIVKFLTKQYEDEIPDEINFTAETAEKNSLFDIMNGDTSSGEDDALYGEAYETVVSAGKASTSYLQRKLKVGYSRAARLMDMLEDHGVIGPADGSKPRDVIVRKNEEGYGEREGYEEEK